The genomic segment tttatatgttcCACAGcctaaaattttaattttatattttatgttccatttatattaacaatttattgcattattaatatattatattatggcttactttttcatttgttttctcACCACCTTCACTAATATGATTCTTATTCCAGCTTACAAGTGGATCATATACAAATGGTGTTAATACACTTAATAATGTGCTACTTTGTTGTCGGAGAACCCTCATAGTTATTTCACAAGCGCGCCTAAACGGTCCCTCAATTTTTAATGGTCCCATAGCATCTACCATATTATGGGTTAAACGAAATGGTACACGTTCTGGCCACTCAAACAATTCTCCctgataattgaaatatttttgaattattacAATACTTATGTAAACTAGTCATGTTTTATCTTACTAGATAttaaaacaaagaataaatGTGAAGCATTTAAATTGTATTGTGgttttaatttatgaataaatCTTTTACATACCCTATTAAACAAACAATTAAAATCTACGTGTACACAATCTCCACATTTAgaatcaaataatatattttctccaTGACGATCTCCAAGGCCAAGAATATATCCCACCATAGACATTACTGCTGTAGTTCTAATATAGGCAGTACGTGCTTCATAcctattatacatatatatttattatttttttacgtttaaataatatatgtttaCTTTATTTACAGAAATAATTGTGAAACGCACCACCCATATGGATCAGGGAATGTAAGACGAAACCAATCTCCGAGTACTGATGGATGACGCGGAAGAAGTTGTTGTAGAAataccttctttttcttctccaaTGGATCTTTTAACGCTACAATGCAATGTTCAAGTAAGAACTTTTGTACTtatcaacaatttttttttacaaatttccacTTACAGCATAATATGCTTCTAAGTTCTCTATTCGAAATTGCAATACCtctttctttatacaaacTTATAATAATGGGTCTAAACCCAACTAAATTTGGTACCCATTCTACTAAACCGCATTCTTCATTCAGAGGTACAACGCTCTGTAATTTAaacttacaattaatttaaactctgtaattaaaatttaagtttCTAACAGTACATTTAaagttattatgtatttacgtATGTCCGAATATACAATCTTCTTTGTCGAGATTCTGGATCAttttgaagatatttatttacaatatcgtTGAATTCCATTAATCTGAAGTCTCTTCGTAAATCATCTTTTGGCTTACACATAAATAGATAATCTTTACCATCCGACCCTATTAATGTAATACGCCGCGGTCTTTGAAGAGATGGCATAACAGCTACATTATCTTCTATTCCGGATATATGAAtccaatttctaaaatttataaaagatcATAAACTTTTTATGATATACAGTGGTATAAAAAGAATGTCATACATACGAAGAAAAtgcattataattttctaacgaCATGCCCTTAGACGGCAGATGCAGTTGCCTAAATTTGGTCGTTGGTATCATTATTGGACTAAATTCCTTGCTTGAAAGTAAACGGGGAAGATTCCGTGACAAGAGATTTACCGTAGTATTCATAACACCCTATTAAAGaatcataaatgtataaaagtttatataaattagtaTTTTAACTTACTTCTGgtattgttttatttgataattcaATTAATCGCTCccataatttatgaaaatctgCAATAAGTTTGGTCATTTCTGGCGTTTTAAGTTTAGGATGACTAAGAATTTCTCGGCAACGTCTTTGCCGTGCAGGATATGAAGACtgtaaagaatattattattattaaaatattatatattatattatataatattatattattaaaattttctttaattattaatagataaaaaaCTTACATTAATAACTGATGCCATCATCCATAAACTATGTTGGGGATAAGCATGAATTAGTTTTACTAATATGGCACAGATAGTCTTTTGCACCTCATGGGAAGGATGACATATTCGTGATACAAGTTGGCTAAATGCAGTTAGCCACATGAATATTGGTAGTCTTTCATGATACACTTCTATACCATAGGAAAGAAAtcatcatttaattttattttaattcaataattgGAATTATTATACCCACCCATaatttttgacatttttaataatgcgTCTCGTCGAAATTTTTCTTGTTCCCCATCATTAAGACTGTCAGATCGTGATGTTGCGCGCGAAGCGAAATCCAACCATATAGTCAACATTCTTGGCATAGATTGATGAATGTACTTGCAACCATATTGAAGTGACTTCCCATAGTAATTCATGGTATGCACTTGTAAATCTCTAAACATATTGTTAATTTTCTTACCCATTAGAAATAGTGTATTGTTTTGTACTTACCGTCCCCTTGAATCTTTCTCTTCATCAGACATTCTATCTATAACAGACTCATAGTACTGTGCACAAAACAGTAAACTTTTTTCCCATTCTCTCCAAACTTCAATAGcttctttgtaatttataatattagcaTCAGTATCTACATTAACTGTTTCATCATTATATTTCGCATATAAAAGTTTTGcctatacaataaataaatattggtATTATTGGCTAAGGGTGGAATTTCCTATGTGCGTACAACGCGCGCGGTTGCATCAGACATAGTCCGAAACGCGAATCACACGATATCGCTACAAACACAAAAGCATGCTTCTTTGTTGAGAGTTTAAGATTACGTCTTCAGATACAGATGCGTGCGTTGATTGGACGCACATAGGAAATCCCACCTTAATATTGCACTATACttcttttgtataaacaaaCCTTTGCACattgtttcctttcttctaAAGATTCTCCTGCTGGTAAATTTTTGTAGTGTATAGCTGGACGAAAACAACTGGAGAAACAACGCTTTAGGGTTATAAAAGCATCTTCTTGACAGCCCTTTTGCCAATATAATTGTGCTTGttctatataaagttgttGTGGAGGACAAGAATCACTAGCAgacaaaatatacatatatgcttGTTGATGTAATCCACTCCTGAAAGAAATGAGTAACAAAGCAagatgataaatattatatatgtagttataaATAATAGCACTTACTTTCTCGCAATCTTTGCACTCTTAAGCCAAATCTTGCCAATTTCTTGTTTTAATAcagaattttctttgttttcaacTCCTCTCTGTAATTGAAGAGCCAAATCTAGTGTAGCTCTACGCATACTCAACACAAATTCTACTCCTCGTGAAGCGCGGACAAGTTGACCACGTTTTTCCCATTCTTCGAATATCATTGGTAATTTTCCTATATCAGTCAGCATAGTAGCAACTGCTTTATcaaattcatttaatatatgtaacCTGTCCATCATAATAAGtacagtaaaaaataattagttcAGTAAGACAATAAGTAAGATACAATAAACCATTTTTTAGCATGACATatagttttaaatattaatcttaCTTCATAATGTAAGAATAACTTTGTTGATAAGCCCCTGGCCGTGACGCATCTTCTAACAATGATactagatttttttttaaggatGATAAATCCGGTTTAATACCTTTCTTAAGATCTTCAAGTAGtacatgttttatatttttttgggAAGTGTCATCAAATCTTATGAAATGAGCTAATCTCCAAAACGGCTCGTGTTCTATCATTAATGGCTCTAATTCTGATCTGTTACTTAAGACTCCTTCAGTGATATGTTTTGCTGTAAAAGGTTGATCGAGACCAAGATAACACTGGATCATTCcttgtaaatatgtatgctTCAAAGTTTTTTTCTGTGCCAATCTCTCATAACAGGTAGCAGCATCCTATATATTTGATGAACATTtcgaatatatgaatatatattaatatttaaataaataaattttattatacctgAAGTTGCCCATTGACTTCATGAGCTAAAACTAGTTGTTGAACTGTAGGAGTATGGTCCTGTGTAGCTAATATGCCAGATATACCATCTGGTTCATCCAGTTGTgcatatattttctacatatacacaaaaaagaagatatagcTAATAAACGGACTATTTTTAACCCTATATTGATACTTACAGCAAGTAATCCACCCTCTAATGCTTCTGATAATCCTTTATTAGAAGAAGCCATATGTTGTTCTAAATACATTAGTGCTCTATGATATTCTTGAAATTGATAACATCCTTCCGCCACTACTAATGCATTTAATGTTTCACAAAAGTCTAGATTCaacaataaaatacatattcattaataattattatattttattgttaacaatttaaatataaaggaCTCACTCTTTAAAGCTTCATACTTGTGATTTCGAACCAATCGTTGTTCCCAAAGCCATCTTTGCAAATGATCTAATACTGAAAATATGATCTattcgaaaattataaaaaagattattaattGAGCAGTAAAAATATCatgttttatatacataccTGTGCACAACGTGTACGCCTAGTTTCTTCGGAAATTCTGGCATCATCTGCTTTTATTCTATGTCCATGTCTAAGAGGTCTATGACGTGATAGTTCAGGATCAAGTGTAGGTTTTTTTCTAACATCgataattgttaatatttcttctCGTATTTTTGCGTGCTCTTGTATAGTactatttgttattatatacGCTGAtcagtaaaatataatatatgtttaaattATAGTTAATGACTCATACtgcgaaaataatattaacaaaaatgctTACCAACAACATGGGGTAAacaaaatgttaatatttttatatcacgcTTGAGCGCTAATTTACATGcacgtaatacattattaaGAGATTCATCGTGGATATTACTAAACATATTACAAAACCAATTATATGCCCAGTTTTCTACAGATGAACCGGCTTCAGAACTGTTTGAAAAATAAGTTAATtgaatataatgaataataattcaatattatagccctttttttattaaatatttacccATAAATAGGATGAGGAAACGTTTTGTCATCGCTGATAGTTGCAATCTTGTAATGTGAAGTTAAAAATGGGGTAATGATCTGTTTCATAGTCACCGGTAAACTATTCCATAGTTCGCTGTTTTTCCCTTGGGGCGAAATATCATATGTTCTTAAAATTtcctaaaattatttacatttgtaaaatacaaatgtatCTGTCATAGAGAGGGTCATAAGATAATGTATTACTTACTTGAATAGCAAGTGAGAAACAATCCATACTCTGACTACTTTTCTGCATTTGAAACGCCCGAACATGCTCAAAAAGTATAGCACAAGCAAATTCTTCATTCATatcagaaataaatttactgTCAACTAAAAtgtgaaagaaattaatataaaaactaaataaataacaaattaatgcACAGTATACCTCTAGAAATAATTCTACGAGGGAGAAGACTTGGTTCAATAGCTCCTAATTCTCCTAAACATTCGCCATATAATAGACGGATAGATTCATCTTTATGTTGACATCCGATTAATAATGTGTATAAtaactaaaaaattatttatatcataatagttactatatatcattaacatattttttattttaagtaaCAAACCCACATCAACAATCAATGGATGGATATTTGTTTCACTCAAAATCATTTCATTCAGTTGACTACGATTTTCAGctaaaaatttttgtaaatacatCAAAGCTCTGATTATTACTTCGTCCGTTTCATGCGTAATTCGTTTAAGccataattttaaattctctTCAAATCCTTTAGGcctaaaatttatacaaacgtTAATATAGTAAACTATttaagtatttaatatttggaaaaaaaaatatattttatatacctaGTTTGTAAAATTCGTGCTTTAATTATGCTTGAAATTTCAACAGGTACTTCAATATCATCTATAAAAAACAATTCTGCAATATGTTCTGGGCATTCTTCATTACATTTAATAAGCAGGAACATTAgcattgtaattattttttctcgatacatatttaataacgatattaatgaAACATATATCGTCGGTAACAATGGACCAAGTTCTTTAATAGCTAtactgaaaaattaatacacaattcattattcgttatttgcaaacaaaatgatttttattacatacttATGAATAAATGCATTCCATGCATCACAAACAAGAGGTCTAAATCCTGGTCTTTTAAATCCTAGCGAAGTTCGTAGTGTCGCCAAAATCTTATACCTCAGTGGTGTCAAATATTGTGCACCCATATACTCCATTAGTGCAGCTAATGAAGCAAGTGCTGACTGCTGTGTATGTTCGTCCGATTTTAATCCAAGCTTTATATCAAAATTAACTAATATGCCATGTAAACGTAAATTCAAATAAGATTCctgtaaatattacatatgtatatttgactctttcttgtaaaaagaaacaattaaagATACGAACTTACAATTCCTTTATGTGTAACGTAATTTTTATCTGCATTACTATCATAATcagatataatttttaataatccaACTATTTTCTTAGGAGACTCATGAAAGTTTAATATTAGTTCTTCAAATATGCCCTATTAATCATATTTATtgaagttattaaaattgagTATTAATAATCTAGTCCAATTTgtgtattatttacattaccATAAATGATTGTCTTGTTAAAAGTGATAGATTCGTCTGCGTAATTTTCGAAACTAATCTTAAACATTCCGTAGCAGTAGCAAGAGGCATATTCAGAAATGCATAACTGCAAATGtactaaacaaatatttaaattaaagtaataactaacaacagcaaaataaatacacttcattattaatatacatacaggaaaatattcttttaacaTTTGTTTCTCATCCATACTGGTTAATTCAGCTATGTCATGCAAAAGAGTTCTTGTATTCGGCACATCAATAATAAAAGGAAGTAAAAAACAAACTGCATAATGTCCGTCTTTGCATAGTAACTGACGTGATCCTTCGTATCCAATACATTTTGCAACACGGTGTATAGATGTAGCCATATTGTAagaataatgtataaagttatgaactGCACATTGTATTATGAgctaaaatggaaaaatatactattgcctgataaaatataattttatacctctaattttagtaaaatttatataccttgagaaaatcttttttatatctaacgtataaaacTTTTGGAGAAACGTTTAAGAATTTAGCAATATCATGATATGCGGTAATTGCAAAAGCTACTGCTGCTGAAGATGATGTTGAGTGCAAtatagtaattaaaaatatattcaaaatttgcCTTTCAATTATAAACAATGGAAcactaaaattaaaaatggttaggaaattatatatattaaataaaatagatatttttaaatatttactataCCATCCACAATTTCTTGCAGTAATAAGTAAAGTATCATGCAACGCATGGTTTGCATCTGTTAAAGCTTTCATAAGCGCTCGTACTATGGTATTTATAAGTAATCCAACAAATTCGTCTAAACAAACAGGTACATCATCTTCAATAGTCATAGTAAATTTTGACACGATGCCTATTTTATTCAGTAATAGTCTTTTTATTGCTGTAGTAATATTGAAACGGATTGCAGGATTTTCAtcttctatatataaaaaccACATTTTTGCTACTTTGTTATTGTTAAAGGACATAATGtgatttgaaaaagaaagaatattttcagaGATTTTCAAACGTActgaaacaaaatttgaagataATAAACTAAAATATGGACGAAGAAGATGATCGTATTCTTCCAAGATATAAgcattagaatttatattgttttcagATATATCATTACAATATTTGCACTTTAATATCCATGTTGTATTATCAGAT from the Bombus fervidus isolate BK054 chromosome 12, iyBomFerv1, whole genome shotgun sequence genome contains:
- the LOC139992835 gene encoding serine/threonine-protein kinase atr; amino-acid sequence: MEVHDNSIILQTSTSNVTVADSVWKFINSPIIAIFSDLKNATAKQMLCSLLESIIKSSATLTTVLIPPFSNGMQNETLKCQYTAFTTWLFGVMFHLVGNPLSNEVLNNSIEIQACMLRILSRHHITMFETISNEYINILQEISEFYKVSGEEDKIVLNKFHTEKDIIKNLNLQAFPVTIKYCDIPQVQTSIIKIIERTGVSVWNHKILSEKVLNIMMISVPNVKFIALNLCVKLMKFSLLSKQEHENLILYVIEIIKLLPTWLNLYEVSENQLNKFLWTSIELIQSLSVSSNSIELCFQIIDFTVNEIKCQDTNLNAVEEIQKAACSKIQQYFIMRPRICSLSEIEKFISYFEYCPDFIIIFIHCVLIDIKHTVTANASVNNICKSWNLLKKELITATQKERFKTSMCILKASHILQSWLKELQLTTNLYTHELDYVLKALLKNLNSGLYQQKDIIFECLIYMIAHNESDKDLIQKILTLPFIENIEIPVDILNNHAKEIAKSLDTDTMLKCLEALCEHGTGMERLKLLNTCIVGHQTEIAAGAVLNSVLLLKSEEVQLESISRYVLQPALHSKEQKVHEMLVIALSKICCYLSKCGSFKRGSDNTTWILKCKYCNDISENNINSNAYILEEYDHLLRPYFSLLSSNFVSVRLKISENILSFSNHIMSFNNNKVAKMWFLYIEDENPAIRFNITTAIKRLLLNKIGIVSKFTMTIEDDVPVCLDEFVGLLINTIVRALMKALTDANHALHDTLLITARNCGCVPLFIIERQILNIFLITILHSTSSSAAVAFAITAYHDIAKFLNVSPKVLYVRYKKDFLKLIIQCAVHNFIHYSYNMATSIHRVAKCIGYEGSRQLLCKDGHYAVCFLLPFIIDVPNTRTLLHDIAELTSMDEKQMLKEYFPYICSYAFLNMPLATATECLRLVSKITQTNLSLLTRQSFMGIFEELILNFHESPKKIVGLLKIISDYDSNADKNYVTHKGIESYLNLRLHGILVNFDIKLGLKSDEHTQQSALASLAALMEYMGAQYLTPLRYKILATLRTSLGFKRPGFRPLVCDAWNAFIHNIAIKELGPLLPTIYVSLISLLNMYREKIITMLMFLLIKCNEECPEHIAELFFIDDIEVPVEISSIIKARILQTRPKGFEENLKLWLKRITHETDEVIIRALMYLQKFLAENRSQLNEMILSETNIHPLIVDLLYTLLIGCQHKDESIRLLYGECLGELGAIEPSLLPRRIISRVDSKFISDMNEEFACAILFEHVRAFQMQKSSQSMDCFSLAIQEILRTYDISPQGKNSELWNSLPVTMKQIITPFLTSHYKIATISDDKTFPHPIYGSEAGSSVENWAYNWFCNMFSNIHDESLNNVLRACKLALKRDIKILTFCLPHVVAYIITNSTIQEHAKIREEILTIIDVRKKPTLDPELSRHRPLRHGHRIKADDARISEETRRTRCAQIIFSVLDHLQRWLWEQRLVRNHKYEALKNFCETLNALVVAEGCYQFQEYHRALMYLEQHMASSNKGLSEALEGGLLAKIYAQLDEPDGISGILATQDHTPTVQQLVLAHEVNGQLQDAATCYERLAQKKTLKHTYLQGMIQCYLGLDQPFTAKHITEGVLSNRSELEPLMIEHEPFWRLAHFIRFDDTSQKNIKHVLLEDLKKGIKPDLSSLKKNLVSLLEDASRPGAYQQSYSYIMKLHILNEFDKAVATMLTDIGKLPMIFEEWEKRGQLVRASRGVEFVLSMRRATLDLALQLQRGVENKENSVLKQEIGKIWLKSAKIARKSGLHQQAYMYILSASDSCPPQQLYIEQAQLYWQKGCQEDAFITLKRCFSSCFRPAIHYKNLPAGESLEERKQCAKAKLLYAKYNDETVNVDTDANIINYKEAIEVWREWEKSLLFCAQYYESVIDRMSDEEKDSRGRDLQVHTMNYYGKSLQYGCKYIHQSMPRMLTIWLDFASRATSRSDSLNDGEQEKFRRDALLKMSKIMEVYHERLPIFMWLTAFSQLVSRICHPSHEVQKTICAILVKLIHAYPQHSLWMMASVINSSYPARQRRCREILSHPKLKTPEMTKLIADFHKLWERLIELSNKTIPEGVMNTTVNLLSRNLPRLLSSKEFSPIMIPTTKFRQLHLPSKGMSLENYNAFSSNWIHISGIEDNVAVMPSLQRPRRITLIGSDGKDYLFMCKPKDDLRRDFRLMEFNDIVNKYLQNDPESRQRRLYIRTYSVVPLNEECGLVEWVPNLVGFRPIIISLYKERGIAISNRELRSILCSLKDPLEKKKKVFLQQLLPRHPSVLGDWFRLTFPDPYGWYEARTAYIRTTAVMSMVGYILGLGDRHGENILFDSKCGDCVHVDFNCLFNRGELFEWPERVPFRLTHNMVDAMGPLKIEGPFRRACEITMRVLRQQSSTLLSVLTPFVYDPLVSWNKNHISEGGEKTNEKAVEHIKNIEQRLKGLIRYHGKKLENIALNLSVEGQTNQLILEATNVDNLCQMYFGWGAYM